Part of the Sphingobium sp. TKS genome is shown below.
CCGAAACGAAATCATGACAGACAGATTGCATTTCGGTGAAAAGGTCGACTTTTAAATTTCATCCCATTGCAGCGCTACCGCCACTGCTCTGACTCAATGACCTGCTAGTTGCGCCCCCAAAGCGGGGGGTCATCATCATGCTCAAGGCATTTCAGCCGTTGCTCTTCGTCGGGCTGGCGATGCTTGCCACGTCAGGATCAGGCAGGGAAGATCCGCATCTTGCACTGATGGCGCCAGCTACGGCGGCGACGGACAGCCATGCGCTGTCCGTCATGACCTACAACATCAAGGGATTGCCCTGGCCGCTGGCCCTGGGCCGCGACGAAGCGCTGAGCCGGATCGGCGGAAGACTGGCGGCCATGCGCCAGGCGGGCCAACAACCCCATGTCGTGCTGTTGCAGGAAGCTTTCTCGTCGGAAGCTCAGACGCTTGCCGAACAGGCCGGTTATAGGAACATCGCCTTCGGCCCCGATAGCGGACTTCGAACGAACGCCCCAACGGACGCAGCCGACATCGCCTATCTCCAGTCAGCGCGCTGGGACCGGGGCGAGCGCATGGGGAAATCGTTGAGCAGCGGGCTCATGATCCTGTCCGACTATCCGATCACGGGGATCGATCGGATGGCCTTTCCGGACTTCGCCTGCGCCGGGTTGGACTGCATGGCGAACAAAGGGGTGCTGATCGCCCATCTCCATGTGCCGGGCACCGGCCCCATCAGCATCGTCAATGCGCATCTGAATGCACGCAAGGCGGCTATGGTGCCCGTCGAGCGAACGCAGCAGGCCTTTGGGCGGCAGGTCGATCTGATGGCCCGATTCGTGGCCCGCCATGTGCCCAAAGGACAGGCGCTGAT
Proteins encoded:
- a CDS encoding endonuclease/exonuclease/phosphatase family protein is translated as MLKAFQPLLFVGLAMLATSGSGREDPHLALMAPATAATDSHALSVMTYNIKGLPWPLALGRDEALSRIGGRLAAMRQAGQQPHVVLLQEAFSSEAQTLAEQAGYRNIAFGPDSGLRTNAPTDAADIAYLQSARWDRGERMGKSLSSGLMILSDYPITGIDRMAFPDFACAGLDCMANKGVLIAHLHVPGTGPISIVNAHLNARKAAMVPVERTQQAFGRQVDLMARFVARHVPKGQALILGGDMNIGSDMQRRTAFFTGFARSGLRFVAPALDGARQALAQTTADKGARLDLLHAVEHGKDWIFARDGQDMPLTVLQARVPFGTEAGGEPLSDHFGYVIRYRTPVRRLHEPVHFANRDPLPTRLGDMH